One Sphingobacteruim zhuxiongii DNA window includes the following coding sequences:
- a CDS encoding malate:quinone oxidoreductase, which produces MGKKTKKTEVDVVLIGAGIMSATLGTLINELSPDINIEILERLDVVAAESSDAWNNAGTGHSALCELNYTPEQADGSVKIDKAISIAEQYEVSKQFWSYLVEKGIIKNPSHFIRQVPHMSAVFGEKDVRFLKTRFETLTQQNLFKGMEYTEDKQQLQDWVPLMMEGRDASEQVAATKMDIGTDVNFGALTRDLVSYLDGKDNIKLSLNQEVKDIDREDDGRWEIEVKDLATGEKREILAKFVFIGAGGHSLLLLERSGIPEAKGYGGFPVGGQWLRCTNEDIINAHHAKVYGKASVGAPPMSVPHLDTRYIDGKQALLFGPYAGFSTKFLKKGSYFDLPASIKLSNIRPMLSAGLDNLPLTKYLITEVMKKPQDKLDALKQFMPTAKMEDWQIEKAGQRVQVIKKDPKHGGILEFGTEVVSSADGSIAALLGASPGASTSVAIMINLLKRCFPDRAKSDPYRKKLREMIPTWGKKLNDDADLCQATRERTHRLLNLDK; this is translated from the coding sequence ATGGGTAAGAAAACTAAGAAAACGGAAGTAGACGTCGTTTTGATTGGTGCTGGTATCATGAGTGCTACTCTAGGCACATTAATAAACGAGTTGAGTCCGGATATTAATATTGAGATTTTAGAACGTCTTGATGTTGTGGCGGCAGAGAGCTCCGACGCATGGAATAACGCCGGAACGGGTCACTCGGCGCTTTGTGAGTTAAACTATACTCCAGAGCAAGCTGATGGTTCTGTTAAGATTGATAAGGCAATTAGCATTGCTGAACAATATGAGGTATCCAAGCAGTTTTGGTCTTACTTAGTTGAAAAAGGAATTATTAAGAATCCAAGTCATTTTATTCGTCAAGTGCCTCATATGTCGGCTGTATTTGGTGAAAAAGATGTTCGTTTCTTGAAAACAAGATTTGAAACGCTAACGCAGCAAAATCTGTTTAAGGGAATGGAGTATACGGAGGATAAACAACAATTGCAAGATTGGGTTCCTTTGATGATGGAAGGTAGAGATGCTAGCGAACAGGTTGCGGCGACAAAGATGGACATCGGTACAGATGTAAACTTTGGTGCTTTAACTAGAGATCTAGTTTCTTATTTAGATGGAAAAGATAACATTAAGCTTTCCTTAAATCAGGAAGTAAAAGATATTGATCGGGAGGATGATGGACGTTGGGAAATCGAAGTTAAGGATTTAGCGACAGGTGAGAAACGTGAAATCTTAGCGAAATTTGTATTTATCGGTGCGGGTGGTCACTCTCTATTACTTCTAGAGCGTTCAGGTATTCCTGAGGCAAAGGGTTATGGTGGATTCCCTGTTGGTGGCCAATGGCTACGTTGTACAAACGAGGATATTATCAACGCGCATCATGCAAAGGTTTATGGTAAGGCGTCGGTTGGAGCTCCTCCAATGTCGGTTCCTCACTTAGATACGCGTTACATCGACGGAAAGCAAGCGCTATTATTCGGACCATATGCAGGTTTTTCAACAAAATTCTTGAAAAAAGGATCGTATTTTGATTTACCAGCTTCGATTAAATTATCAAATATTCGTCCGATGTTATCTGCAGGTCTTGATAACCTACCATTGACGAAATATCTAATTACTGAGGTGATGAAAAAACCTCAAGATAAATTGGATGCTTTGAAACAATTTATGCCTACAGCGAAAATGGAAGATTGGCAAATTGAAAAAGCAGGACAACGTGTGCAGGTAATTAAGAAAGATCCTAAGCATGGTGGTATCCTTGAATTCGGAACTGAAGTTGTTTCTAGTGCTGATGGTTCTATTGCCGCATTATTAGGGGCTTCTCCAGGTGCGTCGACTTCGGTTGCTATTATGATCAACTTGTTGAAAAGATGTTTCCCTGATCGCGCAAAATCAGATCCATATCGTAAGAAATTACGCGAGATGATCCCGACTTGGGGTAAGAAGTTAAACGATGATGCGGACTTATGTCAAGCGACACGCGAACGTACGCACCGTTTATTGAATTTAGATAAATAG
- a CDS encoding DUF423 domain-containing protein: MNQLALVSGAILGILAIILGAFGAHAFKKFLSEERLSSFEVGVRYQMYAAITLLIVGYNMDFQSSSDNWAVYGLLSGCLLFSGSIYFLSFKDVWKVNLRFLGPITPIGGLLMIIGWVMILLSSI; this comes from the coding sequence ATGAATCAACTAGCTTTAGTCTCCGGCGCAATACTAGGTATTCTCGCTATTATATTAGGCGCTTTTGGCGCGCATGCATTTAAGAAGTTCCTCTCAGAAGAACGATTGAGTTCATTTGAAGTCGGTGTTCGCTATCAAATGTATGCTGCAATAACGCTATTAATCGTCGGATACAATATGGATTTCCAAAGCAGTTCCGATAATTGGGCTGTCTACGGATTACTATCTGGTTGCTTACTATTTTCGGGAAGTATCTATTTTCTAAGCTTCAAAGATGTTTGGAAAGTAAATCTTAGATTCTTAGGCCCGATTACTCCAATCGGTGGACTTTTAATGATTATCGGTTGGGTAATGATACTCTTGAGTAGTATTTAG
- the fabG gene encoding 3-oxoacyl-[acyl-carrier-protein] reductase, producing MKLLAGKTALVTGASKGIGRKIAEVFAQHGANVAFTYLSSVEKGQALEQELQAFGTQVKGYRSDASKFDEAEKLVNDIVADFGTLDIVVNNAGITKDGLLMRMTEENWDDVININLKSVFNVSKAASKVMMKNRKGSIINMSSVVGVQGNAGQANYAASKAGIIGFSKSLAKELGSRNIRTNVIAPGFIRTEMTDVLDPKVVAGWEANIPLKRAGEPEDVANACVFLASDLSAYVTGQVIPVDGGML from the coding sequence ATGAAATTGTTAGCCGGAAAAACAGCCTTAGTGACAGGTGCATCGAAAGGAATAGGAAGAAAAATTGCAGAGGTTTTTGCACAACATGGTGCAAACGTTGCGTTTACTTACTTATCTTCTGTAGAGAAAGGACAAGCGCTAGAACAAGAGCTACAAGCCTTTGGCACACAAGTAAAAGGCTACCGTTCGGATGCCTCTAAATTTGATGAAGCTGAAAAATTAGTAAATGATATTGTCGCAGATTTCGGAACCCTAGACATCGTTGTTAATAATGCCGGCATTACTAAAGACGGCCTATTGATGCGTATGACTGAAGAGAACTGGGATGACGTAATTAATATCAATTTGAAGTCAGTATTTAATGTTTCTAAAGCTGCTTCGAAAGTGATGATGAAAAACCGTAAAGGAAGTATTATCAATATGAGTTCGGTAGTTGGTGTTCAAGGCAACGCCGGTCAAGCAAACTATGCGGCTTCAAAAGCAGGTATCATCGGTTTCTCAAAATCCTTAGCAAAAGAATTAGGTTCTAGAAACATCCGTACAAATGTTATCGCACCAGGATTTATCCGTACAGAAATGACAGATGTATTAGATCCGAAAGTAGTAGCAGGATGGGAAGCAAATATCCCTCTAAAACGCGCTGGCGAACCTGAAGATGTAGCAAATGCTTGTGTTTTCTTAGCATCTGATCTTTCTGCTTATGTAACTGGACAAGTAATTCCTGTTGACGGCGGAATGTTGTAA
- a CDS encoding menaquinone biosynthetic enzyme MqnA/MqnD family protein, with the protein MKKIRVSAVSYTNTLPFLQGIKNSDVINDIDLSVDYPSECARKVMEDEADMGIIPVAALAKMPTYHIIGDYCIGTKNYVDSVFIFSSKPIEQIQSLLLDKQSKTSNGLARILLKRYWKRNDVEILTEGEADAYVLIGDRTFGKKEDVPYVYDLGHYWHELTGLPFAFAVWVSNKPLPDAFNQKFNQALAEGVSRPDDVIPGLPVFPNFDYHVYLNENLDFNLDTDKRKALKQYLEWYVEDGLGSI; encoded by the coding sequence ATGAAAAAGATTAGAGTATCTGCAGTCTCTTATACCAATACATTACCATTTTTGCAAGGTATTAAGAACTCAGATGTGATAAACGATATTGACCTTTCTGTGGATTACCCAAGTGAATGTGCTCGCAAAGTCATGGAAGATGAGGCCGATATGGGGATTATTCCCGTTGCTGCTTTAGCAAAAATGCCAACTTACCATATCATTGGTGATTATTGTATCGGAACTAAGAACTACGTAGATTCTGTTTTTATATTTTCATCTAAACCAATCGAACAAATACAATCCCTATTACTCGACAAGCAGTCAAAAACGTCAAATGGCTTAGCCCGTATCTTACTTAAACGATATTGGAAGCGTAACGATGTTGAAATACTAACAGAGGGAGAAGCAGATGCCTATGTATTGATTGGAGACCGTACTTTTGGAAAAAAAGAAGACGTACCATACGTTTACGATTTAGGTCATTACTGGCATGAGCTAACAGGCTTGCCATTTGCATTCGCTGTATGGGTATCTAATAAACCTTTACCAGATGCGTTTAATCAGAAATTCAATCAAGCGCTAGCGGAAGGCGTTTCTCGACCTGACGATGTGATACCGGGCTTACCCGTATTCCCAAACTTCGACTATCATGTTTACCTAAATGAAAATCTTGATTTTAATCTAGATACCGATAAAAGAAAAGCATTAAAGCAGTATTTGGAGTGGTATGTGGAGGATGGATTGGGTAGTATCTAG
- a CDS encoding histidine phosphatase family protein has product MKKTIYFIRHGQTDLNLRGIVQGRGVNSPLNTNGIQQAQAFFEAYKAVAFDKIYASTLLRTHQTVAPFLAQGLEMVELEGLDEISWGIYEGQEQTEEILKGFEQVVGSWRNNDLDLAIPNGESPNTLVRRQKEAIAHIVSQENEETVLVCMHGRALRIMLCHLTEVPVCKMDDFPHTNTALYVLDYEDDKFTIVDYYNTKHLENLLNEKD; this is encoded by the coding sequence TTGAAAAAGACTATATATTTCATACGACACGGACAAACAGATTTAAATTTAAGAGGTATAGTGCAGGGCAGAGGGGTGAACTCACCCTTGAATACCAACGGTATACAGCAAGCACAAGCCTTTTTTGAAGCTTATAAAGCTGTTGCCTTTGATAAAATATACGCTTCTACATTGCTCAGAACCCATCAAACTGTCGCTCCTTTTTTAGCGCAGGGCTTAGAGATGGTAGAACTAGAAGGCTTGGATGAGATTTCTTGGGGAATTTATGAAGGACAGGAGCAAACCGAAGAGATCCTTAAAGGTTTTGAACAAGTCGTAGGATCCTGGAGAAACAATGATTTAGATTTAGCCATACCCAATGGCGAATCACCCAATACACTCGTTCGTCGTCAGAAAGAAGCGATTGCGCATATCGTCTCGCAAGAAAATGAAGAAACAGTTTTAGTATGTATGCACGGTCGTGCTCTCCGTATTATGCTTTGTCATTTAACGGAAGTTCCGGTATGCAAGATGGATGACTTTCCGCATACTAACACTGCGCTATATGTTCTTGATTATGAGGATGATAAATTTACTATTGTAGACTACTACAACACAAAACATTTAGAAAATTTATTGAATGAAAAAGATTAG
- the pnuC gene encoding nicotinamide riboside transporter PnuC: MDFWKALLETTALERFSVICSIIQVLLSRNNKVSNYFFGIFGILTGMYVLLGAKLYAEIALNMYYLLMSVYGWWYWMANKKAREQPISFCQRKDWVVVGSIVGVGFFVLYSVLYFFTDSDVPIWDAWVSATAWAGMWLLAKRKIENWILLNISNAFAIPLLIHKDLYLFAALTCFLFIVAIFGFLKWQSIMRNQKQIEYA; this comes from the coding sequence ATGGATTTTTGGAAAGCTTTGCTGGAAACGACAGCATTAGAACGATTTTCAGTGATTTGCAGCATTATCCAAGTTTTACTCTCTCGGAATAATAAGGTTTCAAACTATTTCTTTGGTATTTTTGGCATATTGACAGGTATGTACGTGTTGTTAGGAGCAAAACTATATGCTGAGATCGCATTGAATATGTATTATTTGCTGATGAGTGTTTACGGTTGGTGGTATTGGATGGCAAACAAAAAAGCGCGTGAACAACCTATTAGTTTTTGCCAGCGAAAAGACTGGGTCGTTGTAGGTTCTATTGTCGGTGTCGGTTTTTTCGTGCTTTATTCTGTTTTATACTTTTTTACGGATTCAGATGTACCGATTTGGGATGCTTGGGTTTCTGCAACCGCATGGGCGGGAATGTGGCTCTTAGCAAAGCGGAAAATTGAAAATTGGATTCTTTTGAATATCAGTAATGCTTTTGCGATACCTCTATTAATTCATAAGGATTTGTATTTATTTGCGGCCCTTACCTGCTTTTTATTTATTGTTGCTATTTTCGGATTTTTGAAATGGCAATCCATTATGCGAAATCAAAAACAAATTGAGTATGCTTA
- a CDS encoding PhnA domain-containing protein, whose translation MLLDELKSRSENKCELCNSTQELSVYEVPPVEIPNQDNSILVCSVCKSQIEKTEQIDPEHWKVLGDTMWSPYLPVQVVAWRMLSRLRNEAWAANNLDILYLDDDAINWAMKTGDHEAEASVEFHQDSNGTRLFEGDTVVLIKTLDVKGSTISAKLGTVVKNIRLVADNTDQIEGKVEGQTIVILTKYLRKG comes from the coding sequence ATGTTACTAGATGAATTAAAAAGTAGAAGTGAAAACAAGTGTGAATTGTGTAACTCTACTCAGGAGCTTTCTGTATACGAAGTTCCCCCTGTTGAAATCCCTAATCAAGATAACAGTATTTTAGTCTGTTCTGTTTGCAAGAGTCAAATTGAAAAGACAGAGCAGATCGATCCAGAACATTGGAAAGTGTTAGGCGATACCATGTGGTCTCCTTATTTACCGGTTCAAGTTGTCGCTTGGCGAATGCTTAGTCGCTTACGTAATGAAGCCTGGGCAGCAAATAATCTTGATATTCTTTATCTGGATGATGACGCGATTAATTGGGCGATGAAAACTGGCGATCATGAAGCGGAAGCTAGTGTTGAATTTCATCAAGATTCCAATGGAACACGTTTATTTGAAGGCGATACCGTAGTTTTGATTAAGACTTTAGATGTTAAGGGGTCTACTATTTCTGCGAAATTAGGAACGGTAGTTAAGAACATTCGTTTAGTGGCCGACAATACCGATCAGATTGAAGGTAAAGTTGAGGGGCAGACGATTGTTATCCTCACCAAGTATTTGAGAAAAGGATAG
- a CDS encoding LuxE/PaaK family acyltransferase, translating into MELFDQIFQIQSEDEFNACAISVFQHQAETTAIYQQYLQILGIEISSIDHYAKIPFMPIQFFKTQDIITRGLTAEVVFSSSGTTGMITSKHLVADSGLYERSFRLAFEQFYCPVKDIAIVALLPSYLERTGSSLIYMVDDLIKHSVMEESGYFLYNHQDLFERLNRLKEKGTKTVLFGVTYALLDFVEQFSVDFPELIVMETGGMKGKRKEMIRDELHEVLKAGFGVPRIHSEYGMTELLSQGYSYGEGLFHTPNWMKILIRDTNDPLTLLDNKKTGAINVIDLANYHSCSFIATQDLGKFHSDGSFEILGRFDNSDIRGCNLLVQ; encoded by the coding sequence ATGGAATTATTTGATCAAATCTTTCAAATTCAATCGGAGGACGAGTTTAATGCCTGTGCAATATCGGTCTTTCAACATCAGGCAGAAACTACGGCTATTTATCAGCAATACCTTCAGATTTTAGGAATTGAAATTTCCTCGATTGATCATTATGCTAAGATTCCGTTTATGCCGATCCAATTTTTCAAAACTCAAGATATTATTACCAGGGGTTTGACAGCAGAAGTGGTTTTTAGCAGTTCTGGTACGACTGGTATGATTACTAGTAAGCACTTGGTTGCCGATAGCGGCTTGTATGAGCGTAGCTTCCGTTTGGCTTTTGAACAGTTTTACTGCCCTGTTAAGGACATCGCAATTGTAGCTTTGCTTCCATCCTATTTGGAGCGTACTGGCTCATCCTTGATTTACATGGTTGATGATTTAATTAAACATTCTGTAATGGAGGAAAGTGGTTACTTCTTATATAACCATCAAGATTTATTTGAGCGCTTGAATAGGCTAAAGGAAAAAGGAACAAAGACCGTTTTGTTCGGCGTGACTTATGCACTTTTAGATTTTGTGGAGCAGTTTTCGGTTGATTTTCCCGAGCTTATCGTTATGGAAACGGGTGGAATGAAGGGAAAACGCAAGGAAATGATTCGGGATGAACTGCATGAAGTATTAAAAGCAGGATTTGGGGTGCCTCGTATTCATTCCGAATATGGAATGACCGAATTACTATCTCAAGGCTATTCGTATGGAGAAGGATTGTTTCATACACCAAATTGGATGAAGATTCTTATTCGCGATACTAATGATCCACTTACGCTTTTGGATAATAAAAAAACAGGAGCAATAAATGTCATTGATTTAGCCAATTATCACTCCTGTTCGTTTATTGCGACGCAGGATTTAGGAAAGTTCCATAGCGATGGATCCTTTGAAATCCTAGGTCGATTTGACAATTCGGATATTCGCGGATGTAACCTCTTGGTGCAATAG
- a CDS encoding thioredoxin domain-containing protein yields the protein MRKTLFIVGLVASIQFGFAQTKISAEQMEKVIAKPETQLWDVRTPQEYAEGHIPNSVNVDWKDQANFKEQLANLKKDQPVYIYCLGGGRSKQASDFLTKEGYTVYDYSGGMMDWRKAEKTEIKTEKGNSKAGMSTTDYEKAINSSKVVLVNFSAVWCGPCQQLKPVLLSIEKKHGDKVKLVRIDADENKQLTKSLKISAIPQIKLYKDGKLFWDNTGLATESEILEQVKKANK from the coding sequence ATGAGAAAAACGTTATTCATTGTAGGCTTAGTAGCATCGATTCAATTTGGATTTGCGCAGACGAAGATCAGTGCTGAACAGATGGAAAAGGTAATTGCAAAACCCGAGACGCAATTATGGGATGTACGCACGCCGCAAGAGTACGCTGAAGGTCACATTCCAAATTCGGTGAATGTCGACTGGAAAGACCAAGCTAATTTTAAAGAACAATTAGCGAATCTGAAAAAAGATCAACCCGTTTATATCTATTGTTTGGGTGGTGGCCGCAGTAAACAGGCTTCAGATTTCTTAACCAAGGAAGGATATACCGTCTATGATTACTCTGGCGGTATGATGGACTGGCGCAAAGCTGAAAAAACTGAGATTAAAACCGAAAAGGGTAATTCTAAGGCAGGGATGTCAACTACGGATTATGAAAAAGCAATTAATTCCTCTAAAGTGGTGTTAGTTAACTTTTCTGCTGTATGGTGTGGTCCGTGTCAACAATTAAAACCAGTTTTATTAAGCATTGAAAAAAAGCATGGCGATAAAGTCAAACTTGTTCGGATTGATGCCGACGAAAACAAGCAGTTAACGAAGAGCTTGAAGATTTCGGCAATCCCTCAAATAAAGCTATACAAAGACGGGAAATTGTTTTGGGACAATACGGGTCTTGCAACAGAATCGGAAATCTTAGAACAAGTTAAAAAGGCTAATAAATAA
- the ypfJ gene encoding KPN_02809 family neutral zinc metallopeptidase: MKWQGGRNSGNVEDRRGMSGGQKLTLGGVGGVIVLIIGFLMGGDPSELLNQVQQQGGVATEQGEFQSTPEEDRLVEFAGVVLTSTEDVWGAIFRENGKSYPVTKLSIYRDALETGGCGVGRSEFGPFYCPGDQKIYLDLSFNKELNTRFGAKGEFALAYVIAHEVGHHIQNIFGVLNQTNAMRAKMSETEYNKISVMTELQADFYAGVWAHHATKQSDVKLTYDDIVEGMNAAAAVGDDHIQEQATGQSHPESFTHGTSEQRAYWFKKGYETGDVNQGNTFKDPSLQ, encoded by the coding sequence ATGAAATGGCAAGGCGGCCGCAATAGCGGAAATGTAGAAGATCGTAGGGGAATGTCCGGAGGGCAGAAACTAACCCTAGGTGGTGTTGGCGGGGTAATCGTATTGATTATCGGATTTTTAATGGGGGGCGATCCTTCAGAATTATTAAATCAAGTTCAGCAGCAGGGCGGTGTTGCAACAGAACAGGGCGAGTTTCAATCGACTCCTGAGGAAGATAGGCTGGTAGAATTTGCAGGTGTTGTACTTACCAGTACGGAGGATGTATGGGGTGCCATATTTAGAGAGAATGGTAAATCATATCCAGTAACCAAATTATCAATTTATCGCGATGCACTAGAAACAGGAGGCTGCGGTGTTGGTCGCTCGGAGTTTGGGCCATTCTATTGTCCTGGAGATCAGAAAATTTACCTGGATTTAAGTTTCAATAAAGAGCTGAATACACGTTTCGGCGCTAAAGGTGAGTTTGCATTAGCATATGTTATTGCACATGAGGTAGGACACCATATTCAAAATATCTTCGGTGTTTTAAATCAGACAAATGCGATGCGTGCAAAAATGTCGGAAACAGAATACAACAAGATATCGGTGATGACTGAGCTACAGGCGGATTTTTACGCTGGCGTATGGGCGCATCATGCAACTAAACAGTCGGATGTCAAGTTAACGTATGATGATATCGTTGAAGGTATGAATGCTGCTGCTGCGGTTGGTGATGACCATATTCAAGAACAAGCAACTGGACAGTCGCATCCCGAATCATTTACGCACGGTACGTCTGAGCAACGCGCATACTGGTTTAAGAAAGGTTACGAAACAGGTGACGTGAATCAAGGAAATACATTTAAAGACCCTAGTTTGCAATAA